A single window of Meiothermus sp. DNA harbors:
- the cmr1 gene encoding type III-B CRISPR module RAMP protein Cmr1 has translation MPRAVPLPPPELKKPELTTWILKLRTITPMFGGSANPREVDPANPVRAASVRGHLRFWWRATAGAQYANAQDLFGHEVEIWGSDSVPGKVSIRILEAAASNPIPCCTYHHPRKGGGTELKTYPYFGDYPGYALFPFQGKARRDKKTREITVVEPPSKCFKEESVSFTLHLSFPNEVKSDVELAVAMWVQFGGIGARTRRGCGSLELIEGSLPRLQDVLKPVVVHRENSLLTRAPIVCLVGTPKESAIKAWKHAVETYKKFRQGKNFARNPGSDPKNPAKLGRSRWPEPDTIREWFPNVGWKHKPGHPVRGFPRADLGLPIVFHFQEEGPQDEDFILEANYAPDSQPNSKLGTRFASPVITKVIVAENGYQPLIAILDSPNVWHAGNLTLRFGEEIQQVTGSLVNLPPEQRGMIPPLGQFGSKTIREALVEFVKSEGYKEVRL, from the coding sequence ATGCCTAGAGCGGTTCCGCTTCCACCCCCGGAGCTCAAAAAGCCCGAGCTGACCACCTGGATCCTAAAGCTCCGCACCATTACGCCCATGTTTGGGGGGAGCGCCAACCCCCGCGAGGTAGACCCGGCCAACCCGGTGCGGGCGGCGAGCGTGCGGGGGCACCTGCGGTTTTGGTGGCGGGCTACGGCGGGGGCGCAGTACGCGAATGCCCAGGATTTATTTGGACATGAAGTTGAGATTTGGGGAAGTGATAGCGTGCCCGGCAAAGTTTCCATAAGGATACTGGAGGCGGCAGCGTCAAACCCAATCCCTTGTTGTACTTACCACCACCCACGCAAAGGTGGAGGAACGGAACTAAAGACCTACCCGTATTTCGGTGATTACCCTGGGTATGCGTTGTTTCCTTTTCAAGGAAAGGCTCGAAGGGACAAGAAAACTAGGGAGATCACCGTTGTTGAACCGCCATCCAAATGTTTCAAGGAAGAAAGCGTAAGCTTTACCCTCCATCTCTCATTCCCGAACGAGGTTAAGTCTGATGTTGAGTTGGCTGTAGCGATGTGGGTGCAATTTGGAGGGATAGGTGCCCGCACCAGAAGGGGCTGCGGAAGCCTCGAGCTAATAGAGGGGTCTTTACCTAGACTACAGGACGTCCTCAAACCGGTAGTGGTCCATCGGGAAAATAGCCTGCTTACAAGAGCCCCAATCGTGTGCCTTGTGGGAACACCAAAAGAATCAGCTATCAAAGCGTGGAAACATGCGGTAGAAACCTATAAGAAATTCCGACAAGGCAAGAATTTTGCTAGAAACCCAGGTTCTGATCCAAAGAACCCTGCAAAACTCGGTCGGTCGAGGTGGCCAGAGCCGGACACTATTCGCGAGTGGTTTCCGAATGTGGGTTGGAAGCATAAGCCAGGGCACCCGGTAAGGGGATTTCCTAGAGCCGACTTGGGCCTGCCCATTGTTTTTCACTTCCAGGAAGAAGGTCCTCAGGACGAGGATTTTATCCTGGAGGCCAACTATGCACCTGATTCGCAGCCTAATTCTAAGTTAGGTACTCGGTTTGCCTCTCCAGTTATTACAAAGGTCATAGTAGCAGAAAATGGCTACCAACCCTTGATTGCGATTCTGGATTCTCCGAATGTTTGGCACGCTGGCAACTTGACTTTAAGATTTGGAGAGGAAATACAACAGGTAACAGGTTCCCTCGTAAACCTTCCTCCTGAGCAGCGGGGAATGATTCCTCCACTCGGGCAATTTGGCTCCAAGACAATCCGAGAAGCTTTGGTGGAGTTTGTGAAGTCCGAGGGTTACAAGGAGGTGCGCCTATGA
- the cas8c gene encoding type I-C CRISPR-associated protein Cas8c/Csd1: protein MLTPLVEYARQKGLGTEPGFTQKEIRWLVGVSPQGAFTELIPLNQAKPAPDLSQPEMIAMPNALRAMGHPAEQAAHFLADTCAVVFGLAERDRNGNIKNPEEQAKNLQKQKTFRLLIELAAKQVPLLLPIAQALSDPAQMAQFVQKLEAQTQQKGPDKLKPTDKVSFFVEERCVLDFPDWHDWWRQFRTQAFPTQKSAGGMRSFATGELVSPASTHPKVTKLGGSAFGHALVTYDKDAFESYGFSQGENAAVEELAATAYRAGLDALLEGAQTLGEMKVVVWYDRAIPEEDDFFRDLFAPSSGEAEELQALERARRVLQALKTGEAPPSLQGARFFAAALSPASGRVMVRDWQTGSLEEFITAVQTWFEHLAIVRRSGDRAAGLPGLNRLFLNLQRPKTPEQNFDDYLKPIKTLQVPLWRAALNPSLPIPYGALARIMESHVAEVMTGAFSEALSAQKADAAALGRIYARMGLLKAYHIRKGGTIGMALDPNHPSPAYHCGRLMCLLAQIQEASAESDINAGVVQRYYGAASSTPAMVLGRLTRLSQHHLSKMAKDSPGLAYWFHTQLAEVWKALGPTLPRTLSLEEQSLFALGYYQQLAASRVKKDDKPSGPETAQGPLFQG, encoded by the coding sequence ATGCTTACGCCGCTGGTGGAGTACGCCCGGCAGAAGGGCCTGGGCACGGAGCCCGGCTTTACCCAAAAGGAAATCCGCTGGCTGGTGGGGGTGAGCCCTCAGGGGGCCTTCACCGAGCTCATACCACTAAATCAGGCCAAACCCGCCCCCGACCTCTCCCAGCCCGAGATGATCGCCATGCCCAACGCGCTCAGGGCCATGGGGCACCCCGCCGAGCAGGCCGCCCACTTCCTGGCCGACACCTGCGCGGTGGTGTTCGGCCTGGCCGAGCGGGATAGGAACGGGAACATCAAAAACCCCGAGGAGCAGGCCAAAAACCTGCAAAAGCAGAAGACCTTCCGGTTGCTCATCGAGCTCGCCGCGAAACAGGTGCCCCTGCTTTTGCCCATCGCCCAGGCCCTCTCCGACCCAGCGCAGATGGCACAGTTTGTGCAGAAGCTCGAGGCCCAGACCCAGCAAAAAGGCCCCGATAAGCTCAAGCCCACCGACAAAGTCTCGTTTTTCGTAGAGGAGCGGTGCGTGCTGGACTTTCCGGACTGGCACGACTGGTGGCGGCAGTTCCGCACCCAGGCCTTCCCAACGCAAAAGAGCGCCGGGGGAATGCGCTCGTTTGCCACCGGGGAGCTGGTTTCCCCCGCTTCTACCCACCCCAAGGTCACCAAGCTGGGCGGCAGCGCCTTCGGGCACGCTTTGGTCACCTACGACAAAGATGCCTTCGAGTCCTATGGCTTCTCCCAAGGCGAGAACGCCGCCGTAGAGGAGCTGGCCGCCACCGCCTACCGGGCCGGGCTGGACGCGCTTTTAGAAGGGGCCCAGACCCTGGGCGAGATGAAGGTGGTGGTCTGGTACGACCGGGCCATCCCCGAGGAGGACGACTTCTTCCGCGACCTCTTCGCCCCCAGCAGCGGCGAGGCCGAGGAACTGCAGGCCTTGGAGCGCGCCCGCCGGGTGCTCCAGGCCCTCAAAACCGGCGAGGCCCCGCCCAGCCTGCAGGGCGCCCGCTTCTTCGCCGCAGCCCTGAGCCCGGCATCGGGGCGGGTGATGGTGCGCGACTGGCAGACGGGTTCGCTGGAAGAGTTCATCACGGCCGTACAGACCTGGTTCGAGCACCTGGCCATCGTGCGCAGAAGCGGTGACCGGGCCGCCGGCCTGCCGGGCCTGAACCGCCTCTTCCTGAACCTCCAACGCCCCAAGACCCCCGAGCAAAACTTCGACGATTACCTCAAGCCCATCAAAACCCTGCAAGTCCCCCTCTGGCGCGCGGCCTTGAACCCCAGCCTGCCCATTCCCTATGGGGCTTTGGCTCGCATCATGGAGTCCCACGTCGCCGAGGTGATGACCGGGGCCTTTAGCGAGGCCCTCAGCGCACAAAAAGCCGACGCCGCCGCCCTGGGGCGCATCTACGCCCGCATGGGGCTTTTGAAGGCTTACCACATCCGCAAAGGAGGAACGATAGGTATGGCGCTAGACCCTAACCACCCCAGCCCGGCCTACCACTGTGGCCGCTTGATGTGCCTTCTGGCCCAGATTCAGGAGGCCTCCGCCGAGTCCGATATCAACGCCGGGGTGGTGCAACGCTACTACGGCGCGGCCAGCAGCACCCCGGCCATGGTGCTGGGCCGCCTCACGCGGCTCTCGCAGCACCACCTGAGCAAAATGGCCAAGGACTCGCCCGGCCTAGCCTACTGGTTCCACACCCAGCTTGCCGAGGTCTGGAAGGCCCTGGGCCCCACCCTGCCCCGCACCCTGAGCTTGGAAGAGCAAAGCCTTTTTGCCCTGGGCTACTACCAGCAGCTCGCAGCCAGCCGCGTCAAAAAGGACGACAAACCCTCCGGCCCCGAAACCGCCCAAGGCCCCCTTTTCCAGGGCTAG
- the cas10 gene encoding type III-B CRISPR-associated protein Cas10/Cmr2 codes for MSYLLSISIGPVQDFIAAARRTADLYAGSQTLQELSKVAAQHLASKDAELIFPADKDADGANKILAQAEGDPKGLAEGAKKAVQEKLHQLWKDTIGKLPQEYRSQIDQARAKEQLDHFLEFYAAWVPLVKESEYPKARLAVERLLAGRKALRDFGPTHQQDDGVPKSVLDPARAAVIDPRNWSEANIELKEGTYRPLRIKPTEYLDAVSLLKRCYGALKSDKVVDTRTMARRSWKPEAEPDERYGEDDDHIQEPQPYLAILVADGDRMGELISRQDDPEAHRQLSKSLDGFAQKARAIVPKYRGFMVYSGGDDVLAFLPVNRAVACAKELSEAFRHQVKGTLSAGIAIVHYREPLSLSLERARAAEKAAKNGGRNALAVALHTRGGSPITVVQRWDELSWDELLEAYQNRKITRGLAHELHKLVLEWQDDMRADYLYKEAQRVLARKEARDLKIPPPTSDTPTYRKELLTFVEQLIIARFLSGIKEEAHAGTGA; via the coding sequence ATGAGCTACCTCCTCTCCATCTCCATCGGCCCCGTGCAGGACTTCATCGCCGCTGCGCGCCGCACGGCTGACCTGTACGCGGGGTCGCAGACTTTGCAGGAGTTGAGTAAGGTAGCCGCGCAGCATCTGGCCTCCAAGGATGCCGAGCTCATCTTTCCCGCGGACAAGGATGCCGACGGGGCCAACAAGATTCTGGCCCAGGCAGAGGGCGACCCCAAGGGGTTGGCTGAAGGCGCGAAAAAGGCGGTTCAGGAAAAGCTGCACCAGCTCTGGAAAGACACCATCGGCAAGCTGCCCCAGGAGTACCGGAGTCAGATAGACCAAGCCAGGGCCAAAGAGCAGCTAGACCACTTCCTCGAGTTCTACGCTGCCTGGGTTCCCCTGGTGAAAGAAAGTGAATACCCCAAGGCCCGCCTGGCGGTGGAGCGCCTATTGGCCGGGCGTAAGGCGCTACGCGACTTTGGCCCTACCCATCAGCAAGACGATGGCGTGCCCAAGTCGGTCCTGGATCCCGCTCGAGCTGCCGTCATAGACCCGCGCAACTGGAGCGAGGCCAACATCGAACTAAAGGAAGGTACTTACCGGCCCTTGCGCATCAAGCCTACCGAGTATTTGGATGCTGTCTCCCTGCTCAAGCGCTGCTACGGGGCGCTAAAGTCGGACAAGGTGGTGGACACCCGCACCATGGCCAGGCGCTCCTGGAAACCGGAAGCGGAGCCCGATGAGCGCTACGGCGAGGACGACGACCACATTCAGGAGCCCCAGCCCTACTTGGCCATCCTGGTAGCCGATGGCGACCGCATGGGCGAGCTTATCAGCCGCCAGGACGACCCCGAGGCCCACCGCCAGCTTTCCAAAAGCCTAGACGGGTTTGCCCAAAAAGCCCGGGCCATCGTTCCCAAGTACCGCGGCTTCATGGTCTACTCCGGCGGCGACGATGTGTTGGCCTTTTTGCCGGTGAACCGGGCGGTGGCATGCGCTAAGGAGCTTTCTGAAGCGTTCCGGCACCAGGTGAAGGGGACGCTCTCTGCGGGAATAGCCATTGTGCACTATCGGGAGCCGCTTTCGCTTTCCCTGGAGCGGGCTCGAGCCGCTGAAAAGGCCGCCAAAAACGGAGGGCGCAATGCCCTGGCAGTAGCCCTCCACACCCGGGGCGGCTCGCCGATAACGGTGGTTCAGCGCTGGGACGAGCTATCTTGGGACGAACTCCTCGAGGCCTACCAAAACCGCAAGATTACCCGCGGCCTAGCCCACGAGCTACATAAGTTGGTGCTGGAGTGGCAAGACGATATGCGGGCCGACTACCTCTACAAGGAGGCTCAACGGGTCTTGGCCCGCAAGGAAGCCCGCGACCTGAAAATTCCCCCACCCACCAGCGACACGCCTACCTACCGCAAAGAACTGCTGACCTTTGTGGAGCAGCTCATCATCGCCCGCTTCCTGAGCGGCATAAAGGAGGAAGCCCATGCCGGAACGGGTGCTTGA
- the cas7c gene encoding type I-C CRISPR-associated protein Cas7/Csd2 codes for MSQPIQNRYEFLLFFDVQDGNPNGDPDSGNAPRIDPEDGHGLVSDVALKRRLRNYAQAAGAPIFVQHGTNLNRPIFEAHERTGGFTGSKTKDKVEAARRWMCEQFFDVRTFGAVMSTGANAGQVRGPVQLTFARSLDPIFPAEFSITRGAVAEDIKNAKTLEDYLKWEKEQPEDKLRTMGRKSQVPYGLYLAKGFISAHLAQGTGFSEADLKLLVEALLNMYEHDRSASKGHMATRRLYLFQHVGTDPNNAEQNKRQAMLGCAPAHRLLDLGQVVSARLLDEGKPPRRFADYEVKADPAKLPKGVRMLELDAWDEARFDTWMGGAHA; via the coding sequence ATGTCCCAGCCCATCCAAAACCGCTACGAGTTCCTGCTTTTCTTTGATGTGCAAGACGGCAACCCCAACGGCGACCCCGACTCGGGCAACGCCCCCCGCATCGACCCCGAGGACGGCCACGGCCTGGTGAGCGACGTGGCCCTCAAGCGGCGCCTGCGCAATTACGCCCAGGCTGCCGGGGCTCCCATTTTTGTGCAACACGGCACCAACCTCAACCGGCCCATCTTCGAGGCCCACGAGCGCACCGGCGGCTTTACTGGCAGCAAAACCAAGGACAAGGTAGAAGCCGCCCGCCGCTGGATGTGCGAGCAGTTTTTTGACGTGCGCACCTTTGGCGCGGTGATGAGCACCGGGGCCAACGCCGGCCAGGTGCGGGGGCCGGTGCAGCTTACCTTTGCCCGTAGCCTAGACCCCATCTTCCCCGCCGAATTCAGCATTACCCGGGGGGCGGTGGCCGAGGACATCAAGAACGCCAAGACCCTGGAAGACTACCTGAAGTGGGAAAAAGAACAGCCCGAGGACAAGCTCCGCACCATGGGCCGCAAGAGCCAGGTGCCCTACGGCCTTTACCTGGCCAAGGGCTTCATCAGCGCCCACCTGGCCCAGGGCACCGGCTTCAGCGAGGCCGACCTGAAGCTATTGGTGGAGGCCCTTTTGAACATGTATGAGCACGACCGCAGCGCCAGCAAGGGGCATATGGCAACGCGCCGGCTCTACCTCTTCCAGCACGTGGGCACCGACCCCAATAACGCCGAGCAGAACAAGCGCCAGGCCATGCTGGGCTGCGCCCCGGCGCACCGCCTGCTGGACTTGGGCCAGGTGGTCTCGGCCCGGCTTTTGGACGAGGGCAAGCCCCCACGCCGTTTTGCCGACTACGAGGTGAAGGCCGACCCCGCCAAGCTGCCCAAGGGCGTGCGGATGCTCGAGCTAGACGCCTGGGACGAAGCTCGCTTCGACACCTGGATGGGAGGCGCCCATGCCTAG
- the cas5c gene encoding type I-C CRISPR-associated protein Cas5c: MRSFSLEVWGELACFTRPEFKVERFSYPVITPSAARGIFDAIYLDFDPQSKKPLLYWQIERIEVLRPVRYIALMRNEVKEKVSLRNVQGWMRNPSTFEPLFADATKDDTGQDTKGRTQRQTMALKDVRYRLTAHAVLYREDHALRQKIEHSFERRARAGQCIYQPYLGCREFSGYFRLVEGEEAKPVPYSEKIGWMLYDVFDLSRPGAPLRPDRGEKPSVSLFEAEVVEGVLEVPPYESERVRKGVG, encoded by the coding sequence ATGCGAAGTTTTAGCCTGGAAGTCTGGGGCGAGCTGGCCTGCTTTACCCGGCCCGAGTTCAAGGTGGAGCGCTTCAGCTACCCCGTCATCACCCCCAGCGCCGCGCGAGGCATCTTCGACGCCATCTACCTAGACTTTGATCCCCAAAGCAAAAAACCCCTCTTGTACTGGCAAATTGAGCGCATCGAGGTGCTGCGGCCGGTGCGCTACATCGCCCTGATGCGCAACGAGGTGAAGGAGAAGGTGAGCCTGCGCAACGTCCAGGGCTGGATGAGGAACCCCAGCACCTTCGAGCCCCTATTTGCCGATGCCACCAAAGACGACACCGGCCAGGACACCAAAGGCCGTACCCAGCGCCAGACCATGGCCCTCAAGGACGTGCGCTACCGCCTGACCGCCCACGCGGTGCTCTACCGCGAAGACCACGCCCTGCGCCAGAAGATCGAGCACAGCTTTGAGCGCCGGGCCCGGGCCGGGCAGTGCATCTACCAGCCCTACCTAGGCTGCCGCGAGTTTAGCGGGTATTTCCGGCTGGTGGAGGGCGAGGAGGCCAAGCCCGTACCCTACAGCGAAAAAATCGGCTGGATGCTCTACGACGTCTTCGACCTTTCTAGGCCAGGGGCCCCGCTCCGCCCCGACAGGGGCGAGAAGCCCAGCGTGAGCCTCTTTGAGGCCGAGGTGGTGGAAGGGGTGCTCGAGGTGCCCCCCTACGAAAGCGAGCGGGTGCGGAAGGGGGTGGGCTGA